One Acropora palmata chromosome 2, jaAcrPala1.3, whole genome shotgun sequence genomic window carries:
- the LOC141873949 gene encoding melanopsin-A-like has product MTALIYSVFAIIAAVICVLGVPLNGLVCWVFYNNRELLNAPNIFIASVAFSDFLYCISCLPLLVISNAYGKWIYGPIGCKATAFIATWSGLTSLMNLSVASYERYSTLAFLCTKNRTFTRRTAACYSAAMCLYALFWSLMPLCGWSGFELEGIGTSCSVRWKSKNKLDMSYNLCLIIACYVLPVSVLVTSYYKCYREIAKSTWRAKSTWGRQSPFTKRTFVMERKMMVLFGVMTVAFLVAWTPYAVVSLISMIAGPDVISDVTASIPAYFAKSSSCYNPVIYVFLYKRLRRQMRFAVRRDHCSSSRKGTSSDSTMAHHSETKRLRSTIELTDNYSTRNRPENI; this is encoded by the coding sequence ATGACTGCCTtaatttattcagttttcgCTATCATTGCTGCCGTGATCTGTGTCCTGGGGGTGCCGTTGAATGGTCTGGTGTGTTGGGTGTTTTACAACAACAGAGAGCTTCTGAACGCtccaaatattttcattgCCAGTGTAGCGTTTAGCGATTTTCTTTACTGCATTTCGTGTCTGCCTCTCTTGGTTATTTCAAACGCTTATGGAAAGTGGATATACGGGCCTATTGGTTGCAAAGCGACTGCATTTATTGCTACTTGGAGTGGTTTAACCTCTCTTATGAACCTATCAGTTGCGTCATATGAACGATACTCGACATTAGCTTTCCTCTGCACAAAGAACCGGACATTTACGAGAAGGACAGCAGCTTGTTACTCTGCAGCAATGTGCCTGTACGCTCTGTTCTGGAGTCTAATGCCACTGTGTGGGTGGTCAGGATTTGAGCTTGAGGGAATTGGCACGAGTTGTTCGGTAAGATGGAAGTCAAAAAATAAGCTGGACATGTCTTACAATCTATGCTTAATTATAGCCTGCTATGTACTGCCAGTCAGCGTACTTGTTACATCTTACTACAAATGTTACCGCGAAATAGCTAAAAGTACATGGAGAGCAAAGAGCACATGGGGAAGACAATCCCCTTTTACGAAGAGGACCTTTGTCATGGAGAGGAAAATGATGGTCTTATTTGGGGTGATGACCGTGGCATTTCTGGTGGCCTGGACACCTTACGCCGTGGTATCGCTGATATCTATGATCGCAGGCCCGGATGTCATCAGTGACGTCACGGCATCGATCCCAGCATACTTTGCAAAGTCATCGAGCTGCTACAATCCCGTCATATATGTCTTCTTATACAAAAGACTACGGCGGCAAATGAGGTTTGCAGTGCGACGTGATCACTGCAGCAGCTCCCGAAAAGGGACGTCAAGCGACTCCACCATGGCCCATCACTCTGAAACAAAGCGACTACGTTCTACCATTGAACTCACCGACAATTATTCAACACGTAACCGTCCTGAAAATATCTGA
- the LOC141868450 gene encoding telomere repeats-binding bouquet formation protein 1-like: MSVGGYRSELQKEVQDVKLLLESLRFQEGDSSQQQQALRALSEILSQNRRAQDYFCSTHGLDYVISLLKSAKKSDLSKGALYTLAMATEGNDISRRVLTEVGVFHMLRSHLQAKNSSTTATSAFLLLTICADNGEGQSLARETKCLHSLCALFKSCLAMHKEPSFIANADEWFGNMDESSIQLWKTVIVALQSLLQNPQNAQNQVICCRLLPMIVNLLQLATKQREIVRPTTTLLRAIVTGNSECQSKVRLLGGLRALVNVLKECVSKKQLCDQDLHFIGHVVSTIGSATAGHGMCQESTAELGLVSLLVKCLEMSSCPSLSSLATRQFRTKCILALSICVEQCESNQQQLLQRGGVKLLIELLTHDQSEEFKRVAIFTLHCITRNIQDWKEAFVESNQRDRIPGCETQIPHLTQEAETQTETHDAQFVCGAWECGGSLTKCPTNSCIFLKVPPPPPRDAETQTEHFTVERVSTEQSNGCVQVATPPEDQAITEESQESRRTTIHQKSRCVSFKVLKPLANPWNIRHRRYAKSKDLASSVTKTPRDDSKAHCEFCASILNSRNFMSTLKSCKTLCTDHEQLKGKLKGLRRQTCTRL; encoded by the exons ATGAGCGTTGGAGGTTATCGATCAGAATTGCAGAAGGAAGTGCAAGACGTAAAGCTTTTACTAGAGTCACTTCGTTTCCAGGAAGGTGACTCTTCGCAACAGCAACAAGCCCTTAGAGCTTTAAGCGAAATCCTCTCTCAGAATA GAAGAGCTCAAGACTACTTTTGTTCAACTCATGGATTGGATTATGTAATCAGCCTTTTAAAAAGTGCAAAGAAAAGTGACTTGTCTAAGGGAGCATTGTACACCTTGGCTATGGCCACTGAAGGAAATG ACATTTCACGAAGGGTCTTGACAGAGGTCGGTGTATTCCACATGCTGCGATCTCACCTGCAGGCTAAGAACAGTTCAACTACAGCCACCTCTGCCTTCCTTCTGTTGACAATATGTGCTGATAATG GTGAAGGACAAAGTCTtgcaagagaaacaaaatgtttacACAGCTTGTGTGCACTGTTTAA GAGCTGTCTTGCAATGCACAAAGAGCCATCATTCATAGCTAATGCAGACGAGTGGTTTGGTAATATGGATGAAAGTAGCATTCAGCTTTGGAAAACTGTGATAGTAGCCTTACAATCCCTGCTTCAAAACCCTCAAAATG CTCAGAATCAAGTAATTTGCTGTAGGCTCCTACCAATGATTGTAAATCTATTGCAGTTGGCTACTAAACAACGGGAGATTGTTAGACCAACCACCACACTTCTTCGAGCCATTGTTACCGGAAACA GTGAGTGTCAATCAAAAGTGAGGCTATTGGGTGGACTGCGTGCATTAGTCAATGTTCTGAAAGAGTGCGTCAGCAAGAAACAACTCTGTGACCAAGATTTGCATTTTATTGGACATGTTGTGAGCACCATAGGATCTGCCACAGCTGGTCACG GAATGTGTCAAGAGAGTACCGCAGAGCTTGGACTGGTGTCGTTACTTGTAAAGTGTTTAGAAATGAGCTCATGCCCCAGCTTGAGTTCTCTAGCTACTCGTCAGTTTAGAACAAAGTGTATATTGGCGCTCTCCATCTGTGTTGAACAATGTG AAAGTAACCAGCAACAGCTTCTTCAGAGGGGAGGGGTGAAACTGCTGATTGAGCTCCTTACCCATGATCAG TCGGAAGAATTCAAGAGAGTTGCGATTTTTACACTTCATTGCATCACAAGAAACATCCAAG ATTGGAAGGAGGCTTTTGTGGAATCTAATCAACGTGACCGTATACCAGGCTGTGAAACACAG ATTCCCCACTTAACTCAAGAGGCCGAAACTCAGACTGAAACCCATGATGCTCAGTTTGTCTGCGGCGCATGGGAATGCGGTGGCAGTCTCACCAAG TGCCCAACCAATAGTTGCATATTCTTGAAGGTTCCTCCACCTCCTCCTCGAGACGCCGAAACGCAGACAGAGCACTTTACGGTTGAAAGGGTCAGTACAGAACAAAGCAACGGGTGTGTGCAGGTCGCCACACCACCCGAGGATCAAGCAATAACGGAGGAGTCTCAAGAGTCACGCCGAACGACCATTCATCAAAAGAGTCGATGCGTGTCTTTCAAAGTGCTGAAACCTCTCGCCAATCCTTGGAATATCCGGCACAGGAGGTATGCTAAAAGCAAAGATCTGGCCTCTTCAGTAACAAAAACCCCAAGGGATGACAGTAAAGCGCACTGTGAATTTTGTGCTTCTATTCTCAATAGCAGGAATTTCATGTCGACACTAAAATCATGTAAAACACTTTGCACAGATCATGAACAGCTCAAAGGGAAATTAAAGGGCTTAAGGCGGCAGACATGCACAAGATTATGA